In a genomic window of Trichoderma atroviride chromosome 4, complete sequence:
- a CDS encoding uncharacterized protein (BUSCO:EOG092D0BHJ) translates to MGIPAAFRWLSNKYPKIISPVIEQTPIVTEDGITIPVDTTQPNPNGEELDNLYLDMNGIVHPCSHPEDRPAPADEEEMMLEVFKYTDRVVNMVRPRKILMIAVDGVAPRAKMNQQRSRRFRSAQEAKEKEEDKQALIELLKRQNGGTFAAADSETVVKKAFDSNSITPGTPFMDILALSLRYWCQYKLNTDPAWAKLKIIISDATVPGEGEHKIMNFVRSQRASPNYDPNTRHVIYGLDADLIMLGLATHEPHFRVLREDVFFQDGKNRACKLCGQKGHEANNCRGNAKPSDDPAAAEEQSRSLQSPVQKPFIWLHVSVLREYLAAELAVPDLPFRFDLERAIDDWIFMCCFVGNDFLPHLPALEIREHGIDTLTTIWKTNLPSMGGYVTKDGHIDLARAQVILDGLASQENAIFKRRKEQEDRREASNKRRKMQNEGYARNGQHGSSKIDGHADPTKGLHLFPIAASQTANSAINMTHDMIVSRNATQDVTLANKGAASVMRDRLRADTNKNEDTSTAAAAITQPLPSSLGKRKAMDSDDTANASPAESPSVKPLAPPEVEPVDNVRLWEDGYEDRYYQQKFHKDPQDVDFRHKVAQAYVEGLAWVLLYYFQGCPSWEWYYPYHYAPFAADFKDLTKMEIAFEKGRISRPFEQLMSVLPAASRHALPTVFHDLMLQKDSEIIDFYPEEFQVDLNGKKMAWQGVALLPFIDMPRLLKAVQGKYDLLSPEDVARNTVGKDVLLLSDSHDGLYDDILTNFYSKKQDRLRLSINTKNSNGLAGEIEKQEDKVPHGALNYPLERRSMPDLDYDHSIRYDQTILFFFLPLVLFD, encoded by the exons ATGGGTATTCCCGCTGCCTTTAGATGGCTATCTAACAAATATCCCAAAATCATTTCGCCAGTGATTGAACAAACGCCTATTGTCACCGAAGATGGCATCACGATTCCCGTCGACACCACGCAGCCCAATCCTAACGGGGAAGAGCTGGATAACCTATATTTGGACATGAATGGAATTGTCCATCCATGCTCGCATCCAGAGGATAGGCCGGCACCggctgatgaggaggaaaTGATGCTCGAGGTGTTCAAATACACGGATCGTGTTGTGAACATGGTTCGTCCACGAAAGATTCTAATGATTGCTGTCG ATGGAGTTGCGCCAAGAGCCAAGATGAATCAACAGCGATCGCGACGATTTCGATCGGCCCAGGaagccaaggaaaaggaagaggacaagCAAGCGCTGATCGAACTCCTCAAGCGTCAAAATGGTGGCACATTCGCTGCTGCAGACTCGGAGACGGTCGTTAAGAAAGCTTTTGACTCAAACTCCATCACCCCAGGCACCCCATTCATGGATATTCTCGCCCTGAGTTTGCGGTATTGGTGCCAGTACAAGCTAAACACAGATCCAGCATGGGCTAAGCTCAAAATCATCATATCTGATGCTACTGTGCCCGGTGAAGGTGAACATAAGATCATGAACTTTGTCAGATCTCAACGCGCTTCTCCAAACTATGACCCCAACACCCGCCACGTTATTTACGGTTTGGATGCCGATCTCATCATGTTAGGACTTGCCACGCACGAGCCTCACTTCCGAGTCCTACGTGAAgatgtcttcttccaagATGGCAAAAACAGGGCGTGTAAGCTGTGCGGCCAAAAAGGACATGAGGCGAATAACTGTCGTGGAAACGCCAAACCAAGCGAtgatcctgctgctgctgaagaacaAAGCAGAAGCCTTCAGAGCCCCGTTCAAAAGCCTTTCATTTGGCTGCACGTTTCCGTTCTGAGAGAGTATCTCGCGGCCGAGTTGGCTGTGCCCGATCTTCCTTTCAGGTTTGACCTAGAGCGGGCCATTGACGATTGGATCTTCATGTGCTGCTTTGTAGGTAACGACTTTTTACCTCATTTGCCTGCTCTTGAAATTCGAGAGCATGGCATTGATACTTTGACCACAATCTGGAAGACGAATTTGCCGTCCATGGGCGGTTATGTCACCAAAGATGGCCATATTGATTTAGCGAGGGCGCAAGTCATACTTGACGGTCTCGCAAGTCAAGAAAATGCAATTTTCAagcgaagaaaagagcaggAAGATCGCCGAGAGGCCTCTAACAAACGAAGAAAGATGCAAAATGAAGGCTATGCCAGAAATGGACAACATGGCTCCTCCAAAATTGACGGACACGCCGATCCTACTAAAGGGCTGCACCTTTTCCCCATTGCTGCATCACAAACCGCAAACTCGGCCATTAACATGACGCACGATATGATTGTCAGCCGCAATGCGACTCAAGATGTGACTTTGGCCAATAAGGGCGCTGCCAGCGTAATGCGAGATCGACTGCGGGCCGATACTAACAAGAATGAGGATACCTCTACCGCGGCGGCAGCTATTACTCAGCCTCTACCTTCGTCCCTTGGAAAGAGGAAAGCTATGGATTCCGACGACACCGCTAATGCCTCTCCAGCTGAATCGCCCAGTGTCAAACCCTTGGCGCCTCCAGAGGTAGAGCCAGTTGATAACGTGCGCCTATGGGAGGATGGCTATGAAGATCGCTACTACCAGCAAAAGTTTCACAAAGATCCACAGGACGTTGACTTTCGCCACAAGGTGGCACAGGCATACGTCGAAGGGCTGGCTTGGGTATTACTCTATTACTTCCAAGGATGTCCGTCTTGGGAGTGGTACTATCCTTACCATTATGCTCCGTTTGCTGCTGATTTCAAAGACCTCACCAAGATGGAAATTGCTTTCGAAAAGGGACGGATTTCTAGGCCATTTGAACAGCTGATGAGCGTCTTGCCGGCGGCATCTCGCCATGCTCTCCCCACAGTCTTTCATGACCTGATGTTACAAAAAGATAGTGAGATTATCGACTTCTATCCAGAGGAGTTTCAAGTCGACTTGAacgggaagaagatggcatgGCAGGGAGTCGCTCTGCTTCCATTTATTGACATGCCACGACTCCTCAAGGCTGTTCAAGGCAAATATGACTTACTGAGCCCAGAAGATGTTGCACGAAACACAGTGGGAAAAGACGTCTTGCTATTGTCTGATAGCCATGATGGACTCTACGACGATATCCTAACCAATTTCTACTCAAAGAAGCAGGACCGTTTAAGACTCAGCATAAATACCAAAAACAGCAACGGCTTAGCAGGAGAAATAGAAAAGCAAGAGGATAAGGTTCCCCATGGGGCTTTGAACTATCCCCTGGAGCGACGATCTATGCCGGATCTAGATTACGATCACTCAATTAGGTATGATCAaactattctttttttttttttgcctctggTACTTTTTGACTAA
- a CDS encoding uncharacterized protein (BUSCO:EOG092D4O6D) gives MSISNEALQKLALEIETQAIAAQQQIGMVRSQLAGKQREQRLLRLTMSEVQSFASNSVVYEGVGKMFVSLPPNTLHEKLQRQMQDLDGDVDKLNQRLLYLETTQKNSREHIEKILRAS, from the exons ATGTCTATATCCAATGAAGCTCTACAGAAG CTGGCGCTCGAGATCGAGACCCAGGCCATcgcagcacagcagcagatcGGCATGGTCCGAAGCCAATTAGCAGGCAAGCAGCGAGAGCAACGTCTACTCCGGTTAACGATGAGCGAGGTGCAGAGCTTTGCAAGCAATTCAGTCGTTTACGAGGGCGTGGGGAAGAT GTTTgtttctcttcctcccaaTACTCTGCACGAGAAATTACAGCGTCAGATGCAAGATCTCGACGGGGATGTTGATAAACTGAACCAAAGACTGCTGTATCTCGAGACAACCCAGAAGAACAGCCGAGAGCATATTGAAAAGATTCTACGTGCCAGTTAA
- a CDS encoding uncharacterized protein (BUSCO:EOG092D1EU1) gives MVDSEANSPTWKFTQCFGDKGDVEDITEADIISTVEFDHTGNYLATGDKGGRVVLFERNETKKSCEYKFHTEFQSHEPEFDYLKSLEIEEKINKIKWCRRQNASHYLLSTNDKTIKLWKVFEKSLKVVAENNLSHDITPGGAVGGGGGGLRALPTSQQFRDAADLKLPRLTHHDTVVAAVPRRTYANAHAYHINSISVNSDGETFISSDDLRINLWNLNIQDQSFNIVDIKPANMEELTEVITAAEFHPISCNWFMYASSKGTIKLADMRESALCDQHAKLFEQEEDPSSRSFFSEIISSISDVRFSYDGRYVLSRDYLTVKIWDINMERQPVKTIPIHEHLRPRLCDTYENDSIFDKFEVVFSGDAKNVMTGSYNNNFMIYPSDPDKEVEVVLQADKSAFKAKKVGVPTPINSSTSPTAANGGKKGGSRAGSPAGGAQGQRMRKETDADQIDFNKKILHMSWHPFEDSIAIAATNNLFVFSAL, from the exons ATGGTCGACAGCGAAGCGAACTCACCAACATGGAAGTTTACCCA ATGCTTCGGCGACAAGGGCGATGTGGAGGACATCACTGAAG CCGACATAATCTCGACGGTGGAATTTGATCACACGGGGAACTACCTTGCTACTGGTGACAAAGGAGGGCGAGTGGTTCTGTTTGAACGAAACGAGACG aAAAAATCTTGCGAATACAAATTCCACACCGAGTTTCAATCCCATGAGCCCGAGTTTGACTACCTCAAGTCTCTCGAAATCGAGGAAaagatcaacaagatcaagtGGTGCCGTCGACAGAATGCCTCTCATTATCTCCTATCCACCAATGACAAGACGATCAAGCTGTGGAAAGTGTTCGAAAAGTCTCTTAAAGTGGTGGCTGAGAACAACCTTTCCCATGATATAACGCCCGGGGGTGCGGtaggcggtggcggcggcggccttcgAGCTCTCCCTACATCCCAGCAATTCAGGGACGCCGCGGATCTGAAGCTGCCTCGCCTCACGCACCATGATACCGTTGTTGCCGCCGTCCCCAGACGAACTTATGCAAACGCTCACGCATATCACATCAACAGCATATCGGTAAACAGCGATGGTGAAACCTTCATCAGCAGTGACGATTTGCGTATCAACCTCTGGAATCTCAATATCCAGGACCAGAGCTTCAACATAGTCGATATCAAACCCGCCAACATGGAAGAGCTGACCGAGGTCATCACTGCCGCTGAGTTTCACCCAATCAGCTGCAACTGGTTCATGTATGCCAGCTCAAAGGGCACAATCAAACTTGCTGATATGCGAGAAAGTGCTTTGTGTGACCAGCATGCAAAAT TATTCGAGCAAGAGGAAGATCCTTCATCAAGGTCATTCTTTTCTGAAATCATTTCGTCAATATCCGATGTGAGATTCTCTTACGACGGGAGATATGTCCTGTCACGAGACTACCTCACCGTCAAAATCTGGGACATCAACATGGAGCGGCAACCGGTCAAGACGATACCCATTCACGAGCATTTGCGACCCCGGTTATGCGACACGTATGAAAACGATAGTATTTTTGATAAGTTCGAGGTCGTATTTTCCGGCGACGCCAAGAATGTCATGACTGGAAGCTACAACAATAACTTCATGATTTATCCCTCCGATCCGGATAAGGAAGTCGAGGTGGTTCTTCAGGCGGACAAGTCGGCTTTCAAAGCAAAGAAGGTGGGCGTTCCTACACCCATTAACTCATCCACAAGCCCAACAGCTGCGAATGGTGGCAAGAAGGGAGGTTCACGGGCGGGCAGCCCGGCTGGTGGTGCGCAGGGCCAAAGGATGCGGAAAGAGACGGACGCAGACCAGATCGATTTCAATAAGAAAATACTACACATGAGTTGGCATCCGTTTGAGGATAGTATTGCCATAGCCGCGACCAATAAT CTCTTTGTATTTTCAGCACTGTAG
- a CDS encoding uncharacterized protein (EggNog:ENOG41) encodes MKVAWNRTTVETLDLALHEALPKARLVCRDEQYKNKAIIYYTLQKYHAELQKIAKTAEIMQAGFMGFGRDIFRSSPRVKQLAADFKKLFQLFTEIITDEVFAFKEKDIEFLPFDSCVTCSYCRSNIFNRFLTCKHCVRYLPNGEEDAYDVCMECYAMGRSCVCLSGLQWCEQWLWSELTENYETWKATVIAIDGHVDLENSPQPLEITRQRAGKKSLAQICQEALKRRPWKDITKPDREKTPSDSEQGEGDDKPSKKAKRKKKKGEVHRCHVCCHPDYSYRIHLCTNPGCLEGYCYGVLYRAFDLMPQTVMEDEHWQCPKCLGICNCGHCRRAGITQPYMPKNTSLGHDTRRIADDRSVEALVDFRIHNLSWLKAAGEESRSKDSKRMQLLREQADNAKAQDALQQSHVEPRMQPSAVFTANLGESSAINGYGDQSQVLGHDGGNVSNLAFDVSDRHTYKADNVPQDVAAPASVDASADASADAPADASADAPTDAPADAREQESVYSSQYPDPSVFTRQRIGMGYYEQDDTPDKILFDPYQAPSAESIQADESTVPDFVKKTIRAAKRKAKRENDDPDFIVSKSHAKKQRLIPQATDFLDNMDPALFVAETLSAVPDQATAPAPPDREDSVGTSRAEPSHNIPKTSFAPYDANEPILRHAKPRASYIEIDDLDIDEVDETEAAPQISPTLAAMEAHGPAVDKPHKDIHANEEVQGLNSAEEQRPSRATQEAAGEVAPKRRGRPPRKLPRTASPVTAEDVTPQIESGSNKKARGRPRKSLPTSLMEADTGPQDDMVFAPDTETRESNSPELDEQTNTRDGDFVEDSRQRRWRSRSSGVAKLGVGNPRREHQTKTSRESQVEDEEGDALPKRRRGRPPKSVASSRSRSSLDVILPSSSQFMSMAERMALKGKSFKIGLRKPQGNVKGPSLGQQTMTPVGERLAEKQVSKRAPEMDEGYEEHEEGGSESPYGNDKAPGRTGRNRKTSKARIWSRSSSSRESTDDEDIPSHGRITRGTRR; translated from the coding sequence ATGAAGGTTGCTTGGAATCGCACGACAGTGGAAACCTTAGACCTCGCACTGCATGAAGCTCTTCCCAAGGCTCGTTTGGTGTGCCGAGATGAACAGTACAAGAATAAAGCCATCATTTACTATACCCTTCAAAAATACCATGCGGAGCTCCAAAAAATTGCAAAGACGGCAGAAATTATGCAGGCTGGCTTCATGGGATTTGGGCGAGATATCTTCAGGAGCTCTCCGCGTGTGAAGCAGCTGGCCGCCGACTTCAAAAAGTTGTTTCAGTTGTTTACCGAAATCATTACTGACGAAGTCTTTGCATtcaaagagaaagacatTGAATTCCTGCCGTTTGATTCCTGCGTTACTTGCTCTTACTGCAGGTCTAACATCTTCAATCGGTTTCTCACCTGCAAACACTGTGTCAGATATTTGCCtaatggagaagaggatgcATACGACGTTTGCATGGAATGTTACGCAATGGGCCGGTCATGCGTCTGCCTCTCCGGGCTTCAATGGTGTGAGCAGTGGTTATGGTCAGAGCTGACTGAAAACTACGAGACTTGGAAAGCGACTGTTATCGCAATCGATGGCCATGTGGACTTGGAAAATTCTCCACAGCCACTTGAGATCACAAGACAGAGGGCAGGGAAGAAGTCACTTGCTCAAATCTGTCAGGAGGCATTAAAACGACGTCCTTGGAAGGACATAACAAAACCAGACCGCGAAAAGACACCTAGTGACTCTGAACAAGGTGAGGGCGATGATAAGCCCAGTaagaaggcaaagagaaaaaagaagaaaggcgaAGTCCACCGCTGCCATGTTTGTTGCCACCCGGATTATAGCTATCGAATACATCTATGCACGAATCCTGGCTGTCTCGAAGGATACTGCTACGGCGTCCTGTATCGGGCTTTCGATCTCATGCCACAGACTGTTATGGAAGATGAGCATTGGCAATGCCCCAAATGCTTAGGGATATGCAATTGTGGTCATTGCCGCCGTGCAGGCATTACGCAGCCATATATGCCAAAAAATACGTCTCTTGGACATGACACTCGACGAATTGCAGACGATCGAAGTGTAGAAGCACTTGTTGATTTTCGAATCCATAACTTGTCTTGGTTGAAAGCTGCGGGAGAAGAAAGTCGTAGTAAGGACAGCAAGAGaatgcagctgctgcgagagCAAGCGGACAACGCCAAAGCGCAAGATGCCCTGCAGCAATCTCATGTGGAGCCTAGGATGCAACCCAGCGCTGTTTTCACTGCCAATCTAGGAGAATCTTCCGCGATAAACGGGTATGGAGATCAGAGTCAAGTACTTGGCCACGATGGGGGAAACGTGTCCAACCTGGCTTTTGACGTCTCCGACAGACATACCTACAAAGCCGACAACGTGCCGCAAGATGtcgcagctccagcctcAGTTGATGCCTCAGCCGATGCCTCAGCCGATGCCCCAGCCGATGCCTCAGCCGATGCCCCAACCGATGCCCCAGCCGATgcaagagagcaagagagTGTATATTCATCACAGTATCCTGACCCATCGGTTTTCACCAGGCAGCGAATAGGAATGGGATACTACGAACAAGACGATACACCAGATAAAATTCTTTTCGACCCTTACCAGGCGCCCTCCGCAGAATCAATCCAGGCTGACGAATCTACCGTCCCAGATTTTGTTAAGAAAACTATTCGGGCAGCTAAGAGAAAAGCTAAACGGGAGAATGACGACCCTGATTTTATTGTTTCTAAAAGCCATGCGAAGAAACAAAGGCTTATCCCACAGGCAACGGATTTTCTTGACAACATGGATCCAGCTCTTTTTGTCGCTGAAACTTTGTCAGCAGTACCTGATCAAGCAACAgcgcctgctcctccagatAGGGAGGATTCTGTTGGGACGTCTCGAGCAGAGCCTAGCCACAACATACCGAAGACATCCTTTGCACCGTATGATGCTAATGAGCCAATCCTTCGACATGCCAAACCACGGGCGTCGTATATCGAAATCGACGACCTAGATATTGATGAAGTTGACGAAACTGAAGCAGCGCCTCAGATATCACCAaccttggcggcgatggaagCCCATGGCCCAGCAGTAGATAAACCCCACAAAGATATACACGCGAACGAAGAAGTACAAGGACTGAATAGTGCTGAGGAACAACGTCCGAGTAGAGCAACCCAAGAGGCGGCCGGGGAAGTTGCTCCGAAACGTCGCGGTCGGCCACCGAGAAAGTTGCCGAGAACAGCATCACCAGTGACCGCCGAGGATGTAACGCCGCAGATTGAAAGCGGAAGTAACAAAAAGGCGAGAGGGCGCCCAAGGAAGTCGCTGCCTACATCGCTCATGGAGGCAGATACTGGCCCGCAGGACGACATGGTCTTTGCTCCCGATACAGAAACTCGTGAATCGAATTCTCCGGAATTGGATGAGCAGACCAATACTCGGGATGGCGATTTCGTTGAAGATTCACGACAACGACGCTGGCGCTCCAGATCTTCAGGTGTTGCTAAACTTGGCGTCGGCAATCCACGGCGAGAGCACCAAACCAAGACCTCTAGAGAATCACAGgtcgaagacgaagagggaGATGCTCTTccgaaaaggaggagaggccGACCTCCGAAATCTGTGGCTTCTTCACGAAGTAGATCCTCTTTGGATGTAATTTTACCATCAAGCTCTCAATTTATGTCTATGGCTGAACGGATGGCTCTCAAAGGCAAGTCATTCAAGATTGGCTTGAGGAAGCCTCAAGGCAACGTGAAGGGCCCAAGCTTGGGACAGCAGACGATGACACCAGTTGGAGAACGCCTCGCCGAGAAACAGGTATCTAAGAGAGCCCCTGAAATGGATGAGGGGTACGAAGAACACGAAGAGGGAGGGAGCGAAAGCCCATATGGCAATGACAAGGCTCCGGGGCGCACTGGCAGAAACAGGAAGACTAGCAAAGCAAGAATATGGTCTCGGTCGAGCAGTTCCAGGGAGTCAACAGATGACGAAGACATACCATCCCATGGCCGTATTACCAGAGGCACTCGACGTTGA
- a CDS encoding uncharacterized protein (EggNog:ENOG41) yields the protein MPSAQHPQAKFDPIPPDLDLHSLVDRTPNFRWVQRVSRSQINSLGQQDFEKLVAIHVIAGGKPLVIEGWDDALPSSLFSAGWLENTYDKKQENVRDISNASDIPMTTGHYLRSMKQLTNQWTPNTYRDERRQRLYLKDIDCPPRMARYATENYTS from the exons ATGCCTAGCGCACAGCATCCCCAGGCAAAGTTTGACCCGATACCTCCAGATCTTGACCTTCACTCTCTGGTAGACCGTACACCGAATTTCCGATGGGTTCAGCGGGTATCTCGATCTCAAatcaacagccttggccaGCAGGACTTCGAGAAGCTTGTGGCGATACATGTCATAGCTGGCGGGAAGCCTCTCGTTATCGAGGGCTGGGACGATGCCCTGCCCTCCTCGCTATTTAGCGCAGGATGGCTTGAGAATACCTACGATAAGAAAC AGGAGAATGTTCGTGATATTTCCAACGCCTCTGACATCCCCATGACCACTGGACACTATCTACGCTCCATGAAACAGCTTACCAATCAATGGACTCCAAACACGTATCGAGACGAGCGTCGACAGCGGTTATATCTCAAGGATATCGACTGCCCCCCCCGAATGGCGCGATATGCTACAGAAAATTATACATCCTAA
- a CDS encoding uncharacterized protein (EggNog:ENOG41), with protein MKDSTLNRHGSEDAVSSSPSTEEDLRNSYGDTKGKQKETLAVAAAHLEASRKLVVNAITTSRGMPNLVPESKPSGGLSHLGSSSYLSGESSSYKGHQQTSFEPNRRTANECQNDSFDAFTEHNIEALVTGGKNESSFIDQEASDGLAVLELLSQQEDESHGLAFNLEHAPGEDLLWNAPPEEIPSGQEEKVKEERLDFSPNFITSPEDSQQAEAYLGSGDIRETSNTWFGYWHDVFTAYNARVWGNSPLETTSRTPEQQGDDSHEPATITRALSRLKLIFHHLKG; from the coding sequence ATGAAAGACTCAACCTTAAACCGCCATGGATCAGAAGATGCTGTATCCTCAAGTCCATCAACTGAAGAGGATCTTCGAAATTCATATGGAGATACTAAAGGCAAACAGAAAGAAACATTAGCAGTAGCGGCTGCTCATCTTGAAGCGTCTAGAAAACTGGTTGTGAACGCCATAACTACATCACGGGGGATGCCCAATCTTGTGCCAGAATCCAAACCTTCTGGTGGATTAAGTCATCTGGGGTCGTCTTCGTATCTTTCTGGAGAATCTTCATCGTATAAAGGACACCAGCAGACATCATTCGAACCGAATCGGAGGACTGCAAACGAGTGCCAAAACGATTCGTTCGATGCATTTACCGAACACAATATTGAGGCGCTGGTGACAGGTGGCAAAAACGAGTCTTCATTTATAGACCAAGAAGCATCGGATGGCTTAGCTGTGTTAGAACTTCTCTCTCAACAGGAAGACGAGTCGCATGGCCTAGCCTTCAATCTTGAGCATGCGCCTGGGGAAGATCTATTATGGAATGCGCCTCCAGAGGAAATTCCTAgcggccaagaagaaaaagtgaAGGAAGAGCGGCTCGACTTTTCTCCCAATTTCATTACTAGTCCTGAAGATTCGCAGCAGGCTGAGGCCTACCTTGGAAGCGGAGATATTCGAGAAACGAGCAACACATGGTTTGGGTACTGGCATGACGTCTTCACAGCATACAATGCGCGAGTGTGGGGCAATTCGCCATTAGAGACGACTTCAAGAACACCGGAACAGCAAGGCGACGACAGCCACGAGCCAGCAACTATCACTCGCGCGCTTAGTAGACTGAAATTaattttccatcatctcaaaGGGTAG
- a CDS encoding uncharacterized protein (TransMembrane:9 (i114-131o137-161i181-203o209-227i239-258o264-284i315-333o339-356i368-388o)~BUSCO:EOG092D27Y2) codes for MTLRLAVRVPVHHRVRWRSSNCLISPLRILPRPTLSALQSIPSRLPVQGQRIVAFHQVSSKRQPVVDVANSHKPTNDEPLAEYIPAKTGILSIVPKTWVPYGELIRIDKPAGTYYLFFPCLFSTLLAAPMAEPIASFASVATTAALFFSGALIMRGAGCTINDLWDRNLDPQVRRTRLRPIARGAITPFKGIVFTGFQLLAGLGVLVQFPLPCLAYGIPSLALVTTYPLAKRVTYYPQAVLGLAFSWGAIMGFPALGIDLLSNSAALTAAACLYASNMAWVVLYDMIYAHMDIKDDANAGIKSIALKHEHQTKQVLTGLAVTQVALLGAAGMAAGAGPIFFLGSCGGALVTLGIMIKRVNLKSVKNCWWWFVNGCWITGGVVSIGMAADYISRSLEEVGSKSAPDVKKLDA; via the coding sequence ATGACGCTTAGGCTAGCTGTCAGAGTGCCAGTCCACCACCGAGTGCGATGGCGATCGAGCAATTGCTTGATTAGTCCACTCCGGATACTGCCCCGTCCGACATTGTCCGCCCTACAGAGTATACCAAGTCGACTGCCGGTTCAGGGCCAAAGAATTGTCGCTTTCCACCAAGTCTCGAGCAAACGGCAGCCGGTTGTCGATGTCGCCAATAGCCACAAACCCACGAACGATGAACCTCTAGCGGAATATATCCCAGCTAAAACTGGGATATTGTCCATTGTCCCAAAAACATGGGTACCATACGGTGAACTCATCCGCATTGACAAACCTGCTGGCACctattatctttttttcccatgcCTTTTTTCTACGCTACTggcggcgccaatggcagagCCTATTGCTTCATTCGCCTCTGTAGCTACTACCGCGGCCCTGTTCTTTAGTGGGGCATTGATTATGCGTGGTGCTGGCTGCACTATCAATGATCTCTGGGATAGAAATCTTGATCCGCAAGTCAGGAGGACTCGATTGCGGCCAATTGCCCGTGGTGCAATTACCCCATTCAAGGGGATTGTATTCACTGGATTTCAGCTACTTGCAGGGCTAGGCGTTCTGGTTCAATTTCCCTTACCATGCCTCGCCTATGGCATACCAAGTCTTGCCCTTGTCACGACATATCCGTTAGCAAAACGAGTCACCTATTATCCCCAAGCTGTCCTtggcttggccttttcttggGGAGCAATCATGGGCTTCCCTGCACTTGGCATTGATCTGCTTTCAAATTCCGCCGCGCTCACAGCTGCAGCGTGTCTCTATGCTTCGAATATGGCGTGGGTTGTGCTGTACGACATGATTTATGCCCACATGGACATCAAGGATGATGCAAATGCCGGTATCAAAAGCATCGCCCTGAAGCATGAACATCAGACCAAGCAAGTCTTGACTGGACTTGCCGTTACACAAGTGGCCTTGCTAGGCGCAGCCGGAATGGCAGCCGGAGCAGGTCCTATCTTCTTCCTTGGAAGCTGTGGCGGAGCTCTCGTTACTCTGGGAATCATGATCAAGCGGGTGAATCTCAAGAGCGTCAAGAACTGTTGGTGGTGGTTTGTCAACGGCTGCTGGATAACAGGTGGGGTTGTCAGCATCGGCATGGCAGCTGACTATATCTCCAGGTCTCTTGAAGAGGTTGGATCGAAATCTGCGCCGGATGTAAAAAAATTAGACGCCTGA
- a CDS encoding 40S ribosomal protein uS12 has product MAGGKPRGLNAARKLRTNRKDQKWADLAYKKRALGTAFKSSPFGGSSHAKGIVLEKVGVEAKQPNSAIRKCVRVQLIKNGKKVTAFVPNDGCLNFVDENDEVLLAGFGRKGKAKGDIPGVRFKVVKVSGVGLLALWKEKKEKPRS; this is encoded by the exons ATGGCTGGTGGCAAACCCCGAGGTCTCAACGCTGCGCGCAAGCTGCGAACCAACCGAAAGGATCAGAAATGGGCTGATCTCGCCTACAAGAAGCGTGCTCTGGGCACTGCTTTCAAGTCCTCACCGTTCGGAGGCTCTTCCCACGCCAAGGGAATTGTTTTGGAGAAGGTTGGTGTTGaggccaagcagcccaaCTCCGCCATTCGAAAGTGTGTCCGTGTTCAGTTGATCAAGAACGGCAAGAAGGTCACTGCTTTCG TCCCCAACGACGGTTGCCTCAACTTTGTTGACGAGAACGACGAAGTCCTCCTCGCTGGATTCGGTcgcaagggcaaggccaagggtgATATTCCCGGTGTCCGATTCAAGGTCGTCAAGGTGTCTGGTGTTGGTCTGCTGGCTCtgtggaaggagaagaaggagaagccCCGATCATAA